The following proteins are co-located in the Hemiscyllium ocellatum isolate sHemOce1 chromosome 47, sHemOce1.pat.X.cur, whole genome shotgun sequence genome:
- the LOC132836623 gene encoding adenosine receptor A1-like, protein MDGLAGYVRNVSNLSQSEINCTNPSLPINVGYFIAEALTAFLAVFGNVFICFVVARNRKLRTATNYLLVSLAVADILVGAIAIPCALLTDVGLPRCSYYLCVLMLCTLLVLTQASIFGMFTIAVERYIAILRPFRYPVLVTPGNAGLAIAATWVLAVAIGLVPLMGWRKVRVSNRGCFFNVVIDESYMVYFNFLGCTLLPLLAMFVIYAKIFFEVKRQIRRIAERHVGISAEEKRRRIICRELQTAMSLFIVLFCFTLSWIPIHILHCIRLYCPECDVSRSMMLAMVILSHFNSVINPVIYVFRIKAFWEAFKEVSSCIPYPALFGKYSKSNLTVMITAETFRNRNNALPGL, encoded by the coding sequence ATGGACGGATTGGCAGGTTATGTCAGGAATGTGTCAAACCTGTCCCAGAGTGAGATCAATTGCACCAACCCTTCCTTGCCCATCAACGTTGGATATTTTATTGCGGAGGCATTAACCGCCTTCCTTGCTGTTTTCGGGAATGTCTTTATCTGTTTCGTTGTGGCCAGGAACAGGAAGCTGAGGACAGCGACGAATTACCTCCTGGTGTCACTGGCCGTGGCGGACATATTGGTTGGGGCAATTGCCATCCCGTGCGCCCTGCTGACGGACGTCGGCCTACCCCGGTGCAGCTACTACCTCTGCGTCCTCATGCTGTGCACCCTGCTGGTCCTCACTCAAGCGTCCATCTTCGGCATGTTCACCATCGCTGTGGAGCGCTACATCGCTATCCTGAGGCCCTTCCGTTACCCGGTCCTGGTGACGCCCGGGAACGCCGGCCTGGCCATCGCCGCGACGTGGGTGCTGGCCGTAGCCATCGGGCTGGTGCCCCTGATGGGATGGCGCAAGGTGCGGGTCTCCAACAGAGGCTGCTTCTTCAACGTTGTCATCGACGAGAGCTACATGGTCTACTTCAACTTCCTCGGCTGCACCCTGTTGCCCCTCCTTGCCATGTTCGTCATCTACGCCAAGATATTCTTCGAGGTGAAGCGGCAGATCCGGAGGATAGCCGAGAGACACGTCGGCATCAGCGCAGAGGAGAAACGCCGGAGGATTATCTGTCGGGAACTCCAGACGGCAATGTCACTCTTCATCGTCCTCTTCTGTTTCACCCTGAGCTGGATTCCGATCCACATCCTGCACTGCATCAGACTCTATTGCCCAGAGTGCGACGTCTCCAGGTCCATGATGCTGGCCATGGTCATTCTGTCCCACTTCAACTCAGTCATCAACCCCGTCATCTACGTCTTCAGGATCAAGGCCTTCTGGGAAGCCTTCAAGGAGGTCTCCTCATGCATCCCCTACCCCGCACTCTTCGGGAAGTATTCCAAATCGAACTTGACCGTGATGATTACAGCTGAAACTTTCAGGAATCGGAACAATGCGTTGCCGGGGTTGTAG